Sequence from the Penaeus vannamei isolate JL-2024 chromosome 41, ASM4276789v1, whole genome shotgun sequence genome:
CAAAGGCTAGAGTGACAAGTGGTGGCTCTAAGTCAGATCCTTTCTTTGTGGGTACTGGCGTAAAACAGGGATGTGTCATTGCGCCCATCATATTCAATCTCTTTGTGGCAGCAGTCATGACAATTGCCAAGCAGATCATAAATCCTGCAGGCGGTGTTCAAATATCTTACCGGCTAGATGACAACCTGTTTAACCTACGGCGATTACAAGCCAAAACACTTGTCACTGTGGAAGCAATTCAAGAACTGCAGTATGCAGATGACACAGCCTTCGTCAGCTCTTCCCCGGATGGGCTTCAACGTACAATTAATGCTGTAGCTGAAGCATACTCGCACTCAGGTTTAGCCATCAACACTGGTAAAACTGAAGTACTCAATATGGGTCAACCTCCTATCCCTGCACTCCTTATCAACCAACAACCTCTAAAAAATGTAGAAGAGTTCACCTACTTGGGATCTGTATTAAGTAACACAAATGATCTCTCAAGTGAAGTGCAACGGCGCATTGGTCTGGCTTCGGCATCTTTTGGTAGGCTTCATGAATTGGTAGTCTTCATGAATAGAAACCTCACCATCAAAACCAAAGTCTCTGTGTATAAAGCTGTATGGCTATCCATACTCCTGTACGGAAGTGAGTCATGGGTGTTGTATAGACGTCACCTAAACAAACTAGAGGCATTCCATACCTCCAGCCTGCAACGTATACTTGGTGTCAAGCGGTGGCACAAAGTCCCACATACTGAAATTCGCAACAGGGCATGCATTGATCCAATTGAGACCATCCTATCGCAACGCCAGCTGCGATGGCTGGGTCACACCATCCGAATGCCTGCAAACAGACTCCCCCGCAAAATCCTCTATAGTGAACTTGCTGAAGTAAGCCGAAGGGCCGGAGgaccaaaaaaaaacattcaaagatCATATGAAAACAACTCTCAAAAAATGTGCCTTCAATCCTTCAAATTTGGAAGTCCTGGCCTCCAACAGAAAAAATTGGCAAACCATGTGCCGTACAGGAAGTGAGCGGCTCACCACCGACTTCAATAGGGCTGCAGAACAGCGACGCCTTCGTCGCCATGCTCCGCAAAATGCAGGAGGTAACTTCCCATGCAATGCGTGTGGTCGCATCTGCAAGTCCAGGATTGGACTAACTAGTCATCAAAAAGTCCATCAACCATAACAAATAAACCATCCTACTTGTAATCATCTTATCATCTTTAATCATCTGTCACCAATCAAGATACGGAGTGAGGTCATCGATGTCTGCGACGGACTTCTATAAGCTAAGCTAACCACGAgctagaaatcctcaatttctgggacctagcaaggTCCCGGAAAAAGAGgttattctcgctgccggcatcagctcTCGAACCATAGgggccgacagacatctcatagaaAGCTccatcacagccagataccgcattgaagtcaatCAGAAAagtacgaatatctcgccggggacacctgtccgatacagatgctagtttggcgaagaacatctctttcacgttgaATTTACAAAAATTATAAGAATTAcagaatagtaatatcaataacaatacctTTAGtgaagataagataataataacgttaatgataatattaataataataatgagttataattactataataataatgataataaaaaaataataataataataaaatagtaatgataataataataacaataatattagtgatatagcaataataatagtaaagataaatgtaataataataataaagattataattacaataatgataataatggttatagtatTAACAGTAAAAATTATGCTAATACTAGCAATGACaatggatatgataataataataccaataataatgacaataagtataatgataaaataataataatgacaatgatagtaataatgataatgacaatgataataataataataataataattcaatgcagataattacaataataataagactttcataatgagcataatagtgataacaagtatgtttattaccatcatcaggtATATGTGTTATGTTTCACATCCGTATGGTGAAGTTGCCCatatgtgtgttttgagtgtcTTCATTGTTATGCTTAGATTAAGGTTGCATAAGTGTACTCATTTTTACGATATTCCTGGTTACTACAATTGTATCAACTTTCTTGATGTTAATTTTAAGGCCATATCCTTTACTACTTACGTTGTTTTCGTTAACTAAGTTTTGTAATC
This genomic interval carries:
- the LOC113800257 gene encoding uncharacterized protein — its product is MWVWALVPEVQHMTRSMQNEWWLKLAGEIQGFADIGNQQEFYSAIKRAYGPQRTATCPVQTELDNMPTRQEVHMAIISLKNNKAAGPDGIPAEILKHGGNAILDSLHDIFQKVWASSCCPQKWKDADIVSIFKKKGDRAVCGNSRGISLLATSVLKSFHDGSKARVTSGGSKSDPFFVGTGVKQGCVIAPIIFNLFVAAVMTIAKQIINPAGGVQISYRLDDNLFNLRRLQAKTLVTVEAIQELQYADDTAFVSSSPDGLQRTINAVAEAYSHSGLAINTGKTEVLNMGQPPIPALLINQQPLKNVEEFTYLGSVLSNTNDLSSEVQRRIGLASASFGRLHELVVFMNRNLTIKTKVSVYKAVWLSILLYGSESWVLYRRHLNKLEAFHTSSLQRILGVKRWHKVPHTEIRNRACIDPIETILSQRQLRWLGHTIRMPANRLPRKILYSELAESWPPTEKIGKPCAVQEVSGSPPTSIGLQNSDAFVAMLRKMQEVTSHAMRVVASASPGLD